The proteins below come from a single Ptychodera flava strain L36383 chromosome 6, AS_Pfla_20210202, whole genome shotgun sequence genomic window:
- the LOC139135871 gene encoding tubulin alpha chain, testis-specific isoform X2 → MRECISIHVGQAGVQIGNACWELYCLEHGIQPDGQMPSDKTIGGGDDSFNTFFSETGAGKHVPRAVFVDLEPTVVDEVRTGTYRQLFHPEQLITGKEDAANNYARGHYTIGKEIVDLVLDRIRKLADQCTGLQGFLIFHSFGGGTGSGFASLLMERLSVDYGKKSKLEFAIYPAPQVSTAVVEPYNSILTTHTTLEHSDCAFMVDNEAIYDICRRNLDIERPTYTNLNRLIGQIVSSITASLRFDGALNVDLTEFQTNLVPYPRIHFPLVTYAPVISAEKAYHEQLSVAEITNACFEPANQMVKCDPRHGKYMACCMLYRGDVVPKDVNAAIATIKTKRTIQFVDWCPTGFKVGINYQPPTVVPGGDLAKVQRAVCMLSNTTAIAEAWARLDHKFDLMYAKRAFVHWYVGEGMEEGEFSEAREDLAALEKDYEEVGVDSVEGEAEEEGEEY, encoded by the exons ATG CGTGAGTGTATTTCAATTCATGTCGGCCAAGCCGGTGTCCAGATTGGTAATGCTTGTTGGGAGCTTTACTGTCTTGAACATGGTATCCAACCTGATGGCCAAATGCCCAGTGATAAGACCattggtggtggtgatgactCCTTCAATACCTTCTTCAGTGAGACTGGTGCTGGAAAACATGTACCCCGTGCTGTATTCGTTGATCTTGAGCCTACAGTTGTAG ATGAGGTTCGCACTGGTACATATCGCCAACTTTTCCATCCTGAACAGCTGATCACTGGCAAAGAAGATGCTGCAAATAACTATGCCCGAGGGCACTACACCATTGGTAAAGAAATTGTGGATCTCGTTCTTGACAGGATTCGCAAACTT gCTGACCAATGTACAGGTTTGCAAGGTTTCCTGATTTTCCATAGCTTTGGTGGTGGTACTGGTTCTGGCTTTGCTTCCCTGTTGATGGAACGTCTGTCAGTAGATTATGGCAAGAAATCCAAGTTGGAATTTGCCATCTACCCTGCTCCCCAAGTGTCTACTGCAGTTGTAGAGCCGTACAACTCAATCCTCACTACCCATACTACCTTGGAGCATTCTGATTGTGCTTTCATGGTTGATAATGAGGCAATTTATGACATCTGTCGCCGCAACTTGGATATTGAACGGCCAACCTACACCAACCTCAACCGTCTGATTGGTCAGATAGTGTCATCCATCACTGCATCCCTCCGCTTTGATGGTGCCCTGAATGTCGATCTCACAGAGTTTCAGACCAATCTCGTGCCATACCCTCGTATCCACTTCCCACTTGTCACCTATGCACCTGTCATCTCTGCTGAGAAGGCATACCATGAGCAGCTGTCTGTTGCTGAAATCACCAATGCCTGCTTTGAGCCTGCCAACCAGATGGTCAAGTGTGATCCTCGCCATGGCAAGTACATGGCTTGCTGCATGCTATATCGTGGTGATGTCGTACCAAAAGACGTCAATGCTGCTATTGCAACAATCAAGACCAAGCGTACCATCCAGTTTGTGGATTGGTGTCCAACTGGCTTCAAAGTGGGTATCAACTACCAACCACCCACTGTTGTTCCTGGTGGTGATCTGGCCAAAGTCCAACGTGCAGTGTGTATGCTGAGCAACACCACAGCTATTGCAGAAGCATGGGCCCGTCTAGATCATAAATTTGATCTGATGTATGCCAAACGTGCATTTGTACACTGGTATGTGGGTGAAGGTATGGAAGAAGGAGAATTCTCAGAGGCCCGTGAAGACTTGGCTGCATTGGAAAAGGATTATGAAGAAGTTGGTGTGGATTCTGTTGAAGGTGAAGCTGAAGAAGAGGGTgaagaatattaa
- the LOC139135871 gene encoding tubulin alpha chain, testis-specific isoform X1 has product MPRECISIHVGQAGVQIGNACWELYCLEHGIQPDGQMPSDKTIGGGDDSFNTFFSETGAGKHVPRAVFVDLEPTVVDEVRTGTYRQLFHPEQLITGKEDAANNYARGHYTIGKEIVDLVLDRIRKLADQCTGLQGFLIFHSFGGGTGSGFASLLMERLSVDYGKKSKLEFAIYPAPQVSTAVVEPYNSILTTHTTLEHSDCAFMVDNEAIYDICRRNLDIERPTYTNLNRLIGQIVSSITASLRFDGALNVDLTEFQTNLVPYPRIHFPLVTYAPVISAEKAYHEQLSVAEITNACFEPANQMVKCDPRHGKYMACCMLYRGDVVPKDVNAAIATIKTKRTIQFVDWCPTGFKVGINYQPPTVVPGGDLAKVQRAVCMLSNTTAIAEAWARLDHKFDLMYAKRAFVHWYVGEGMEEGEFSEAREDLAALEKDYEEVGVDSVEGEAEEEGEEY; this is encoded by the exons ATGCCA CGTGAGTGTATTTCAATTCATGTCGGCCAAGCCGGTGTCCAGATTGGTAATGCTTGTTGGGAGCTTTACTGTCTTGAACATGGTATCCAACCTGATGGCCAAATGCCCAGTGATAAGACCattggtggtggtgatgactCCTTCAATACCTTCTTCAGTGAGACTGGTGCTGGAAAACATGTACCCCGTGCTGTATTCGTTGATCTTGAGCCTACAGTTGTAG ATGAGGTTCGCACTGGTACATATCGCCAACTTTTCCATCCTGAACAGCTGATCACTGGCAAAGAAGATGCTGCAAATAACTATGCCCGAGGGCACTACACCATTGGTAAAGAAATTGTGGATCTCGTTCTTGACAGGATTCGCAAACTT gCTGACCAATGTACAGGTTTGCAAGGTTTCCTGATTTTCCATAGCTTTGGTGGTGGTACTGGTTCTGGCTTTGCTTCCCTGTTGATGGAACGTCTGTCAGTAGATTATGGCAAGAAATCCAAGTTGGAATTTGCCATCTACCCTGCTCCCCAAGTGTCTACTGCAGTTGTAGAGCCGTACAACTCAATCCTCACTACCCATACTACCTTGGAGCATTCTGATTGTGCTTTCATGGTTGATAATGAGGCAATTTATGACATCTGTCGCCGCAACTTGGATATTGAACGGCCAACCTACACCAACCTCAACCGTCTGATTGGTCAGATAGTGTCATCCATCACTGCATCCCTCCGCTTTGATGGTGCCCTGAATGTCGATCTCACAGAGTTTCAGACCAATCTCGTGCCATACCCTCGTATCCACTTCCCACTTGTCACCTATGCACCTGTCATCTCTGCTGAGAAGGCATACCATGAGCAGCTGTCTGTTGCTGAAATCACCAATGCCTGCTTTGAGCCTGCCAACCAGATGGTCAAGTGTGATCCTCGCCATGGCAAGTACATGGCTTGCTGCATGCTATATCGTGGTGATGTCGTACCAAAAGACGTCAATGCTGCTATTGCAACAATCAAGACCAAGCGTACCATCCAGTTTGTGGATTGGTGTCCAACTGGCTTCAAAGTGGGTATCAACTACCAACCACCCACTGTTGTTCCTGGTGGTGATCTGGCCAAAGTCCAACGTGCAGTGTGTATGCTGAGCAACACCACAGCTATTGCAGAAGCATGGGCCCGTCTAGATCATAAATTTGATCTGATGTATGCCAAACGTGCATTTGTACACTGGTATGTGGGTGAAGGTATGGAAGAAGGAGAATTCTCAGAGGCCCGTGAAGACTTGGCTGCATTGGAAAAGGATTATGAAGAAGTTGGTGTGGATTCTGTTGAAGGTGAAGCTGAAGAAGAGGGTgaagaatattaa